One Agelaius phoeniceus isolate bAgePho1 chromosome 8, bAgePho1.hap1, whole genome shotgun sequence genomic region harbors:
- the ODF2L gene encoding protein BCAP isoform X1, giving the protein MGGIICLSSWAWREAFPVWGKRKAIAASKLEEVCCEKQQHWNLSSSWPSPLLEGKTCVPPGETGKLCSLIQPDKKDCHRTTKAIQDGKCFTDLSKESDSLEHQLDSKTIDTWMQELNESEIQNTNLRKKILEREKQIKELSSMLQCEKMKIQRRDHLSKSVKEVQAHLQRQIERKEAENYELKVKMQTLKNKIAEWKHQIGEYKCQKLALKETSEQKKIALEKAIRSQKQRARCLEEAVKDVTSKIKEHEVKLDEILSASDVWKNQHDRIVEEKAMLEVQIEDLENQIRGLMEDMERREKWRRNSEKEILGKLNSVNSENENIYLENKKLKASLATLEKSTASVEYELLHLQEKAKLQENLVEHSKNEVQKRQIAVEELKSRYETVLNENKKITENKCLEADKVRHKMEAELKELEHVCDLLKAAEENQQKLLAWERICAQKCTTLRELELQVPENEFSWTFFFSDINFCGRDNHSVTSMGNLCLEEEICNIQKKYGDLQRHLGQIEYQNEELAHQLRKEDESLQSSKLQLEEKIAEYNALTRQLESALEEGRKMVAEEWEKISYKEQAFQTKLLLLEAEVRKKQEEKKQLLFLFHHNEKHHEVHLKELENSLQKSVIKNQSIRNYLQFLKDAYVTMFG; this is encoded by the exons ATGGGCGGCATCATTTGCTTGAGCAGCTGGGCTTGGAGAGAAGCTTTTCCAGTTTGGGGAAAGAGGAAAGCCATTGCTGCCTCCAAATTGGAAGAAGTCTGCTGTGAAAAACAGCAACATTGGAATCTGAGCAGCTCTTGGCCTTCACCTTTACTGGAG GGAAAAACATGTGTGCCACCTGGAGAAACAGGAAAACTGTGTTCACTGATTCAGCCAGATAAAAAGGATTGTCACAGAACTACAAAAGCCATCCAAGATGGGAAGTGTTTTACTGATTTGAGCAAAGAATCTGACAGTCTAGAACACCAA TTAGACAGTAAAACCATTGATACTTGGATGCAGGAGCTAAATGAAAGTGAAATTCAGAATACT aatctcaggaaaaaaatacttgaaagGGAGAAACAGATTAAAGAACTTTCATCCATGCTCCAGTGTGAAAAA ATGAAGATACAGAGACGGGACCACCTGTCAAAATCAGTAAAGGAAGTACAAGCTCACCTGCAGCGTCAGattgaaagaaaagaagcagaaaattatgaattaaaagtgaaaatgcAG actctaaaaaataaaatagcagagTGGAAACATCAAATTGGTGAATACAAGTGCCAGAAGTTAGCCTTAAAGGAAACAAGCGAGCAAAAGAAGATAGCTCTGGAAAAAGCAATAAGGTCCCAGAAACAAAGAGCTCGATGCTTAGAAGAAGCTGTGAAAGATGTAAcctcaaaaataaaagaacat GAAGTCAAACTGGATGAGATACTGTCAGCTTCTGATGTCTGGAAAAACCAGCATGATAGAATAGTTGAAGAAAAGGCAATGTTAGAAGTTCAAATAGAAGATCTTGAGAA TCAGATCCGAGGCCTGATGGAAGACATGGAAAGAAGggagaaatggagaagaaaCTCAGAAAAGGAAATTCTTGGAAAGCTAAATTCTGTTAactctgaaaatgaaaatatttaccttgaaaacaaaaaattaaag GCTTCCCTTGCTACATTGGAGAAAAGTACAGCATCTGTTGAATATGAGTTGCTTCATCttcaagaaaaagcaaagctaCAGGAAAACCTTGTAGAACACAGTAAAAATGAG GTACAAAAAAGACAAATTGCTGTGGAAGAATTGAAATCCAGATATGAAACAGtcttaaatgaaaacaaaaaaataacagaaaacaaatgcttAGAAGCAGATAAG GTGAGGCACAAAATGGAGGCTGAGTTAAAGGAGTTAGAACATGTTTGTGACTTGCTGAAAGCAGCTgaggaaaaccagcaaaaactTCTGGCCTGGGAAAGGATCTGTGCACAGAAATGCACAACCCTCAGGGAGCTGGAGCTTCAGGTG CCTGAAAATGAATTTTcctggactttttttttctctgacatCAATTTCTGTGGCAGG GATAACCATAGTGTAACTTCTATGGGCAATCTTTGCTTAGAAGAAGAGATCTGTAACATTCAGAAGAAATATGGAGATCTTCAAAG GCACTTAGGACAGATAGAATATCAGAATGAAGAACTTGCTCACCAGCTCAGGAAAGAAGATGAGAGTCTTCAGAGCAGTAAATTGCAGCTTGAAGAGAAAATTGCAGAATATAATGCATTGACCAGACAACTTGAATCTGCTTtggaagaagggagaaaaatg GTAGCTgaagaatgggaaaaaatatcATACAAAGAACAAGCCTTTCAGACAAAACTGCTACTTCTTGAAGCTGAAGTGAGAaagaagcaagaagaaaaaaaacaactcctcTTCTTATTTCACCAT aATGAAAAGCACCATGAAGTACATTTGAAAGAGCTGGAGAACAGCCTACAGAAGTCAGTGATCAAGAACCAGAGCATCCGGAATTATTTGCAGTTTTTGAAAGATGCATATGTAACAATGTTTGGCTGA
- the ODF2L gene encoding protein BCAP isoform X2, with translation MGGIICLSSWAWREAFPVWGKRKAIAASKLEEVCCEKQQHWNLSSSWPSPLLEGKTCVPPGETGKLCSLIQPDKKDCHRTTKAIQDGKCFTDLSKESDSLEHQLDSKTIDTWMQELNESEIQNTNLRKKILEREKQIKELSSMLQCEKMKIQRRDHLSKSVKEVQAHLQRQIERKEAENYELKVKMQTLKNKIAEWKHQIGEYKCQKLALKETSEQKKIALEKAIRSQKQRARCLEEAVKDVTSKIKEHEVKLDEILSASDVWKNQHDRIVEEKAMLEVQIEDLENQIRGLMEDMERREKWRRNSEKEILGKLNSVNSENENIYLENKKLKASLATLEKSTASVEYELLHLQEKAKLQENLVEHSKNEVQKRQIAVEELKSRYETVLNENKKITENKCLEADKVRHKMEAELKELEHVCDLLKAAEENQQKLLAWERICAQKCTTLRELELQPENEFSWTFFFSDINFCGRDNHSVTSMGNLCLEEEICNIQKKYGDLQRHLGQIEYQNEELAHQLRKEDESLQSSKLQLEEKIAEYNALTRQLESALEEGRKMVAEEWEKISYKEQAFQTKLLLLEAEVRKKQEEKKQLLFLFHHNEKHHEVHLKELENSLQKSVIKNQSIRNYLQFLKDAYVTMFG, from the exons ATGGGCGGCATCATTTGCTTGAGCAGCTGGGCTTGGAGAGAAGCTTTTCCAGTTTGGGGAAAGAGGAAAGCCATTGCTGCCTCCAAATTGGAAGAAGTCTGCTGTGAAAAACAGCAACATTGGAATCTGAGCAGCTCTTGGCCTTCACCTTTACTGGAG GGAAAAACATGTGTGCCACCTGGAGAAACAGGAAAACTGTGTTCACTGATTCAGCCAGATAAAAAGGATTGTCACAGAACTACAAAAGCCATCCAAGATGGGAAGTGTTTTACTGATTTGAGCAAAGAATCTGACAGTCTAGAACACCAA TTAGACAGTAAAACCATTGATACTTGGATGCAGGAGCTAAATGAAAGTGAAATTCAGAATACT aatctcaggaaaaaaatacttgaaagGGAGAAACAGATTAAAGAACTTTCATCCATGCTCCAGTGTGAAAAA ATGAAGATACAGAGACGGGACCACCTGTCAAAATCAGTAAAGGAAGTACAAGCTCACCTGCAGCGTCAGattgaaagaaaagaagcagaaaattatgaattaaaagtgaaaatgcAG actctaaaaaataaaatagcagagTGGAAACATCAAATTGGTGAATACAAGTGCCAGAAGTTAGCCTTAAAGGAAACAAGCGAGCAAAAGAAGATAGCTCTGGAAAAAGCAATAAGGTCCCAGAAACAAAGAGCTCGATGCTTAGAAGAAGCTGTGAAAGATGTAAcctcaaaaataaaagaacat GAAGTCAAACTGGATGAGATACTGTCAGCTTCTGATGTCTGGAAAAACCAGCATGATAGAATAGTTGAAGAAAAGGCAATGTTAGAAGTTCAAATAGAAGATCTTGAGAA TCAGATCCGAGGCCTGATGGAAGACATGGAAAGAAGggagaaatggagaagaaaCTCAGAAAAGGAAATTCTTGGAAAGCTAAATTCTGTTAactctgaaaatgaaaatatttaccttgaaaacaaaaaattaaag GCTTCCCTTGCTACATTGGAGAAAAGTACAGCATCTGTTGAATATGAGTTGCTTCATCttcaagaaaaagcaaagctaCAGGAAAACCTTGTAGAACACAGTAAAAATGAG GTACAAAAAAGACAAATTGCTGTGGAAGAATTGAAATCCAGATATGAAACAGtcttaaatgaaaacaaaaaaataacagaaaacaaatgcttAGAAGCAGATAAG GTGAGGCACAAAATGGAGGCTGAGTTAAAGGAGTTAGAACATGTTTGTGACTTGCTGAAAGCAGCTgaggaaaaccagcaaaaactTCTGGCCTGGGAAAGGATCTGTGCACAGAAATGCACAACCCTCAGGGAGCTGGAGCTTCAG CCTGAAAATGAATTTTcctggactttttttttctctgacatCAATTTCTGTGGCAGG GATAACCATAGTGTAACTTCTATGGGCAATCTTTGCTTAGAAGAAGAGATCTGTAACATTCAGAAGAAATATGGAGATCTTCAAAG GCACTTAGGACAGATAGAATATCAGAATGAAGAACTTGCTCACCAGCTCAGGAAAGAAGATGAGAGTCTTCAGAGCAGTAAATTGCAGCTTGAAGAGAAAATTGCAGAATATAATGCATTGACCAGACAACTTGAATCTGCTTtggaagaagggagaaaaatg GTAGCTgaagaatgggaaaaaatatcATACAAAGAACAAGCCTTTCAGACAAAACTGCTACTTCTTGAAGCTGAAGTGAGAaagaagcaagaagaaaaaaaacaactcctcTTCTTATTTCACCAT aATGAAAAGCACCATGAAGTACATTTGAAAGAGCTGGAGAACAGCCTACAGAAGTCAGTGATCAAGAACCAGAGCATCCGGAATTATTTGCAGTTTTTGAAAGATGCATATGTAACAATGTTTGGCTGA